In Helianthus annuus cultivar XRQ/B chromosome 3, HanXRQr2.0-SUNRISE, whole genome shotgun sequence, a single window of DNA contains:
- the LOC118490678 gene encoding B3 domain-containing protein Os07g0563300-like: MASPSAKRFCLHCEKSSSKPLRNGWDLSTGKFAQLCKRCYSIYESGRFCETFHKQEHDWRRCQYCSKPVHCSCLVSFSKWCLLEGTGGQQMICMECSNMTSYMARNFSNVMDVADGIKTLRICRFPKSAIVPMFEKLLTAGDIDNKDGGIVIPKKHAEAYLPDVSDHDGIQLYLFDDKDIKEWFPRLRFWLNKMYVLDGLREYMLSHKLQRGDTLIFSRVIPEGPYVMGFTKAPTKKPSLKASTPRRK, encoded by the exons ATGGCGTCTCCATCAGCCAAGAGGTTTTGCCTTCATTGTGAGAAATCTTCCTCCAAACCCTTGAGAAACGGCTGGGATCTAAGCACCGGAAAGTTTGCTCAACTTTGCAAACGTTGCTA TTCTATTTATGAGTCTGGACGATTCTGCGAAACATTTCACAAACAAGAACATGATTGGAGGCGGTGCCAGTATTGTAGCAAG CCAGTCCATTGTTCATGTCTTGTTTCATTTAGCAAGTGGTGTTTGCTTGAGGGTACTGGTGGGCAACAGATGATATGTATGGAATGCTCAAATATGACTTCTTACATG GCACGAAATTTCAGCAATGTGATGGATGTTGCTGATGGAATAAAGACGCTACGAATCTGTAGGTT CCCAAAAAGTGCAATTGTTCCGATGTTCGAGAAACTTCTAACTGCTGGCGATATAGACAACAAGGATGGCGGCATCGTCATTCCAAAAAAACATGCTGAG GCCTATTTACCCGATGTTTCTGATCATGACGGGATCCAGTTATATCTTTTTGATGATAAAGATATTAAAGAATGGTTTCCGCGCTTACGTTTTTGGCTCAACAAGATGTACGTACTAGATGGCCTCAGAGAGTATATGCTTTCACACAAACTACAAAGAGGGGATACAT TGATATTTTCTCGGGTGATTCCTGAGGGACCATATGTCATGGGATTTACAAAGGCTCCTACCAAGAAACCATCTCTTAAG GCATCAACCCCACGTCGGAAGTAG